The genomic stretch TTTCCATAAGTCCCATAAAGAGGAAATTGAAGTAGAGCCATTTCTTGAGAGAAATAAACATGGGATATTTGCAATAAGAAGCCCACATCGCCCCAATCATATAGGTTTTTCTATTGTAAAAATCAAAAGCATAAGGGGGAACAAAATGCATTTTACAGAGGTGGATGTTTTAGACGGAACACCTGTTCTTGATATAAAACCCTATGTCAAGTATTTTGATAGCAGAGACGATGTTGTTTCTGGCTGGGTGGATAAGCACTTTAAAAATGGTGGTATTCCAGACGAAACCATCATAAAAAATGATAAAGGAGCAAAATGTTAGCAACATTATAT from Methanocellales archaeon encodes the following:
- the tsaA gene encoding tRNA (N6-threonylcarbamoyladenosine(37)-N6)-methyltransferase TrmO, which translates into the protein MNQIIMHPIGIIHSPYKEIKDMPIQGIFNDKIEAWIELKEKYVDGLKDLDQFSHAIIIWYFHKSHKEEIEVEPFLERNKHGIFAIRSPHRPNHIGFSIVKIKSIRGNKMHFTEVDVLDGTPVLDIKPYVKYFDSRDDVVSGWVDKHFKNGGIPDETIIKNDKGAKC